The Streptomonospora litoralis genome window below encodes:
- a CDS encoding helix-turn-helix transcriptional regulator has protein sequence MAEGRPELLKSRRRELGWSQARLAEALCAESGRATVTRQEVYRWESGRRIPKFWLPHLSAVLHVPRARMEQAIARSRTGVSPDLAELLPDDESAVSLRDPDGGRRRAGRSDAARLSARVHALRLADDFVPGKDLAGSAFAELDAAVLQLKQGANSEAVQREMETSVGEFAQIAGWIASDAGWHNAAERTYRLGLAVAREAGDTTLAGQLAGCLAYQWSNTGRETEGTALAEAALAEAGAGAPPRARAIFWDRLAWAHTKAADPSAAVRALGEAEAALSRHGDEDDPAWLYWVDEGELRVMEARVFTELHRPLRAVPLLEQVLSRYDTTHTRTRALPVLAGRRVCRRERARTGGDRGPHHARHLGPTRQ, from the coding sequence ATGGCTGAAGGGCGGCCCGAACTGCTGAAGAGCCGCAGACGCGAGCTGGGCTGGTCACAGGCGAGGTTGGCCGAGGCTTTGTGCGCCGAGTCCGGGCGTGCGACGGTCACGCGCCAAGAGGTCTACCGATGGGAATCCGGGCGCCGAATTCCGAAGTTCTGGCTGCCGCATCTGTCCGCGGTGCTGCATGTTCCGCGCGCCCGCATGGAGCAGGCCATCGCCCGTAGCCGGACGGGTGTCTCGCCCGACCTCGCGGAATTGCTGCCCGATGACGAAAGTGCGGTTTCCCTTCGCGATCCGGATGGTGGGCGCAGGCGGGCGGGCAGGTCCGACGCGGCACGGCTCTCCGCGCGCGTGCACGCGTTGCGCCTCGCGGACGATTTCGTCCCCGGCAAGGACCTGGCGGGGTCGGCGTTCGCCGAGTTGGACGCTGCGGTGCTCCAGTTGAAGCAGGGTGCCAACAGCGAGGCTGTACAGCGGGAAATGGAGACCTCGGTCGGGGAATTCGCGCAGATAGCGGGGTGGATCGCCTCCGACGCCGGTTGGCACAACGCTGCGGAGCGGACGTACCGGTTGGGATTGGCCGTCGCACGCGAGGCGGGCGACACGACGCTCGCGGGGCAGTTGGCCGGGTGTCTCGCCTACCAGTGGAGCAATACCGGCCGTGAAACAGAAGGCACGGCGCTGGCCGAGGCGGCGCTCGCCGAAGCGGGAGCCGGTGCTCCTCCCCGGGCCCGCGCGATCTTCTGGGACCGACTCGCCTGGGCGCATACCAAGGCCGCCGACCCTTCCGCGGCGGTGCGCGCACTCGGCGAAGCCGAGGCGGCCCTCTCCCGGCACGGCGACGAGGACGACCCCGCCTGGCTCTACTGGGTCGACGAGGGCGAGTTGCGCGTCATGGAGGCGCGCGTGTTCACCGAACTCCACCGGCCGCTGCGGGCGGTCCCGCTGCTCGAACAGGTCCTGTCGCGGTACGACACCACGCACACGCGAACGCGCGCTCTACCTGTCCTGGCTGGCCGTCGCGTATGCCGACGCGAACGAGCCCGAACAGGCGGCGACCGTGGCCCGCACCATGCTCGACATCTCGGCCCGACTCGGCAGTGA
- a CDS encoding nucleoside deaminase — MDRAHVDAALRRALEESRRTADSGDVPVGAVVLDGGGEVIGTGRNEREAAGDPTAHAEVLALRAAARHRGEWRLGGCTLAVTLEPCTMCAGALVQARVDRLVYGARDPKAGAVGSLWDVVRDRRLNHRPEVLPPDLVSPDVADECAAVLSEFFSLRRIR, encoded by the coding sequence ATGGACCGCGCACACGTCGACGCGGCTCTACGCCGCGCACTGGAGGAGAGCCGCCGCACCGCGGACAGCGGCGACGTCCCCGTGGGCGCCGTCGTGCTCGACGGCGGGGGCGAGGTGATCGGCACGGGTCGCAACGAGCGGGAGGCCGCGGGCGATCCCACCGCCCACGCCGAGGTCCTGGCTCTGCGCGCGGCCGCCCGCCACCGCGGCGAGTGGCGGCTGGGCGGCTGCACGCTGGCGGTCACCCTGGAGCCGTGCACGATGTGCGCCGGTGCGCTCGTACAGGCCCGCGTCGACCGCTTGGTCTACGGCGCCCGCGACCCCAAAGCGGGTGCAGTCGGCTCCCTCTGGGACGTCGTCCGCGACCGCCGCCTCAACCACCGCCCCGAGGTCCTCCCGCCCGACCTGGTATCGCCCGATGTCGCCGACGAGTGCGCGGCGGTCCTCTCCGAGTTCTTCTCACTACGCCGCATCCGGTAG
- a CDS encoding tRNA adenosine deaminase-associated protein, translating into MSIFSAVFCSVADEWRGVETDLDDAASIDDVADAMRDSCGLAADGTMVLFMEADDEWFAVVRVDDHADPRVFLSDVRVVHEHPVAALLLDSGEIEAPEQAEGTGQKPYPKPGGDTDLLGDLGTPSGDLVTLTTSEGLLPGDVLAEIAERAGFGEPLDALRL; encoded by the coding sequence GTGTCGATCTTCTCAGCGGTCTTCTGCAGCGTTGCGGACGAGTGGAGAGGCGTGGAGACGGACCTGGACGACGCGGCCAGCATCGACGACGTCGCCGATGCGATGCGCGACTCCTGCGGACTCGCCGCCGACGGCACCATGGTCCTGTTCATGGAAGCCGACGACGAGTGGTTCGCAGTCGTCCGGGTCGACGACCACGCCGACCCCCGGGTGTTCCTCTCCGACGTGCGAGTCGTGCATGAGCATCCGGTCGCGGCGCTGCTGCTCGACAGCGGCGAGATCGAGGCGCCTGAACAGGCGGAGGGCACCGGGCAGAAGCCCTATCCCAAGCCCGGTGGGGACACCGACCTGCTCGGCGACCTCGGCACGCCCTCCGGCGACCTGGTCACCCTGACCACGAGTGAGGGGCTACTGCCGGGCGACGTCCTCGCCGAGATCGCCGAACGAGCGGGATTCGGCGAACCGCTGGACGCGCTGCGGCTGTGA
- a CDS encoding tRNA adenosine deaminase-associated protein translates to MTELELGDDEDDGGGDFAAVAYREENYWDVYQLPMALTQDFKGVLHALRQQPSISGSIGLLAIGDDFFVLVRVYGDDVSVFLSDVTASVDWQLARDVLEHLDIDVPDDEDLDQVLPAGDMSVLADLGLDEMELGALAGDLDLYPDEVLASIAERIGFQQAFQRAVDTMG, encoded by the coding sequence ATGACGGAACTCGAACTGGGCGACGACGAGGACGACGGCGGCGGCGACTTCGCCGCGGTCGCCTACCGCGAAGAGAACTACTGGGACGTCTACCAGCTCCCGATGGCCCTGACGCAAGACTTCAAGGGCGTGCTGCACGCGCTGCGGCAGCAGCCCAGCATCAGCGGTTCCATCGGCCTGCTGGCCATCGGCGACGACTTCTTCGTGCTCGTGCGCGTCTACGGCGACGATGTCAGCGTGTTCCTGTCCGACGTCACCGCTTCCGTGGACTGGCAGCTGGCCCGGGACGTGCTGGAGCACCTCGACATCGACGTGCCCGACGACGAGGACCTCGACCAGGTGCTTCCCGCCGGCGACATGTCCGTGCTCGCCGATCTCGGCTTGGACGAGATGGAGCTCGGCGCCCTCGCCGGCGATCTCGACCTCTACCCCGACGAGGTGCTGGCCAGCATCGCCGAGCGCATCGGATTCCAGCAGGCGTTCCAGCGTGCGGTGGACACGATGGGGTAA